Proteins encoded in a region of the Planococcus citri chromosome 1, ihPlaCitr1.1, whole genome shotgun sequence genome:
- the LOC135832490 gene encoding hippocampus abundant transcript 1 protein has protein sequence MTKKVKKVASLIIKNRKAVINDNVITSAGIGRPSVFHALVVIFLEFFAWGLMMMPVMSNLLRLFPGHMFLMNGIIMGIKGLLSFLSAPLIGALSDVWGRKFFLLITVFFTCLPIPLLAVNAWWFFALTSISGVFAVTFSVVFAYVADVTKEQDRSAAYGVVSATFAASFVISPALGAYLLERYSENFVVALATAVAVFDVLFILVAVPESYPEKMSNSYYKTQFSWEQADPFALLKKVGIDQTVLLICITVVFSFIPEAGVYSCILVYIRYVIGFSMSNVVIYIATVGVLSVIFQSSIGILMRIMGPKRTVLLGLFCEAMHLLWFSFATFDWMVWIAGFLASFSSITYPAISAYVSVHSDGDKQGLIQGIVMGVRSLCNGIGPALFGIFFFLFDVDLSYNETLLPSDKDLLTSNKTSRIHHDLNSTIIRGPPFLFGSFLTLCALVLASFIPENNVKFATTSTSTMNLTFDSSQETRNKKNDTSSSPVLL, from the exons ATGACGAAGAAAGTAAAGAAAGTCGCTAGTTTGataatcaaaaacagaaaagcCGTTATCAATGACAATGTCATCACT TCGGCTGGAATCGGAAGACCGTCTGTTTTTCACGCGTTGGTtgtaatatttttggaattcttcgCTTGGGGATTGATGATGATGCCGGTCATGTCT aatttgttaCGTTTATTTCCGGGACATATGTTTTTAATGAATGGAATAATAATGGGAATCAAG ggACTTTTATCGTTTCTTAGCGCTCCGTTGATTGGCGCACTATCGGACGTATGGGGTAGAAAGTTCTTTCTTCTGATAACGGTGTTTTTCACTTGCCTACCTATACCGTTATTAGCCGTGAATGCTTG GTGGTTTTTCGCATTAACTAGTATTTCCGGAGTGTTCGCCGTTACGTTTTCGGTGGTATTTGCGTATGTGGCTGATGTTACCAAAGAGCAAGATCGAAGCGCCGCTTACGGAGTT GTTTCCGCCACATTTGCTGCTAGTTTCGTCATCAGTCCGGCATTGGGTGCTTATTTATTGGAAAGATATTCCGAGAATTTTGTGGTCGCTCTAGCCACAGCGGTGGCTGTATTCGATGTGTTGTTCATTTTAGTAGCGGTGCCGGAAAGTTACCCAGAAAAAATGTCCAATAGTTATTATAAAACTCAGTTTTCTTGGGAACAAGCCGATCCTTTTGCG TTATTGAAGAAAGTTGGTATCGACCAAACCGTGTTGCTGATATGTATTACTGTGGTATTTTCTTTCATTCCCGAAGCAGGAGTGTATTCGTGCATTTTGGTGTACATTAGATAC gtTATAGGATTCAGTATGAGTAACGTTGTAATCTATATCGCCACTGTCGGAGTTTTAtcggtcatttttcaaagttcaatcgGTATCTTGATGAGAATCATGGGACCAAAACGTACAGTTCTGCTGGGACTGTTTTGCGAAGCGATGCATTTATTATGGTTTAGTTTCGCCACATTCGATTG GATGGTATGGATAGCTGGTTTTTTGGCGTCCTTCTCTTCAATTACATATCCTGCCATAAGCGCGTACGTTTCGGTTCACTCTGACGGCGATAAACAAG GTTTGATTCAAGGTATCGTTATGGGCGTGCGTAGCTTATGCAATGGGATCGGTCCAGCCCTGTTCggtattttctttttcctcTTCGATGTAGATCTCAGTTACAACGAAACATTGTTACCTTCTGATAAAGACCTTTTGACTAGTAATAAAACATCGCGTATTCATCACGATTTAAATTCTACG ATAATCAGAGGTCCACCTTTTCTGTTTGGTTCGTTTTTAACGTTATGCGCTTTAGTCTTGGCGTCGTTCATACCGGAAAATAACGTCAAATTCGCCACGACCAGTACTTCAA CTATGAATTTAACGTTCGATTCCAGCCAAGAAACGCGTAACAAGAAGAACGATACGTCTTCTAGTCCTGTACTTCTCTAG